The Aureispira anguillae genome contains a region encoding:
- a CDS encoding peptidoglycan-binding protein — MKYWILLSTLLLTIGSCNLIFEEDLTKKKVDMLSPPDGYTTYTQTQTFVWDSLPDVSQYRFQIVSKRFDFIEDYVLDTLVTGTSLTIGLSPKEYQWRVIGLNNSSETGFYTYDLEVVQDTTLANQIVHLIAPTANTVYTKDSVAFWWIALGLANQYQLQVATHPSFNSQTVRTDTTVQQDYTYLIRELGLGTFYYRIRALRAGIDTTAYSTVQQFKIDMQPIHAAPANNSTSTLPLNMSWQTASHVAKDSLFLYFNTTATPYQRLELSSPTYTFSSSDTIGRGAGTYYWQVKSVGNNGVQSTISNLWQFTIN; from the coding sequence ATGAAATATTGGATCTTATTAAGCACCTTATTGCTTACTATTGGCAGTTGTAACTTAATTTTTGAAGAAGATTTGACCAAGAAGAAGGTCGATATGTTATCTCCTCCCGATGGATATACTACTTATACTCAAACACAGACCTTTGTATGGGATAGCTTACCTGATGTTAGCCAGTATCGTTTTCAGATTGTTTCTAAGCGATTTGATTTTATAGAAGATTATGTACTAGATACGTTAGTGACAGGAACCAGTCTTACCATCGGATTAAGCCCTAAGGAATATCAATGGAGGGTCATTGGACTCAACAATTCGAGCGAAACAGGATTTTATACCTATGATTTGGAAGTTGTACAGGATACGACCTTAGCGAACCAAATTGTTCATCTAATTGCCCCAACAGCAAATACTGTTTATACAAAAGATTCTGTTGCTTTTTGGTGGATTGCTTTGGGCTTAGCCAATCAATACCAACTACAAGTAGCTACTCATCCTTCGTTTAATAGCCAGACCGTCCGAACGGATACAACTGTACAACAAGATTATACTTATTTAATTCGTGAACTAGGGTTGGGAACATTTTATTATCGAATAAGGGCTCTACGAGCAGGAATTGATACCACTGCCTATAGCACTGTTCAGCAATTTAAGATAGACATGCAACCCATTCATGCTGCTCCAGCCAATAATAGCACATCAACCTTGCCGCTAAATATGAGTTGGCAGACCGCTTCTCATGTTGCAAAGGATAGCTTGTTTTTGTATTTTAATACGACTGCAACTCCTTACCAACGTCTTGAATTAAGCAGCCCTACTTATACCTTTAGTTCTTCAGATACAATAGGGCGTGGTGCAGGAACGTATTATTGGCAAGTGAAGTCAGTAGGAAACAATGGCGTACAAAGTACGATTTCCAATTTATGGCAATTTACAATCAATTAA
- a CDS encoding type II secretion system F family protein: MSIQLPQKKQTKSVATASKSSSIWGFMNQDIQLFEPKFGIKKKLILYGQLETLLSSGLDIQASLELIEQSFKKKQDQELVVALKEAVVSGKSLSESMEALDKFSIYEQYSVQIGEETGRLSFILKDLSSFFEKTLSYQRQLTGALAYPVFVLSFSLLAVLFLLRYLVPMFSGIYGRFKQELPTLTQMVVNLSDWIGHLMPYLFLGTLVFIAGAYSQRKKIWFRQAMGWIMLHIPLFGGIIQKVYLSRFCQAMALLLGSGVPLLNALKLVKQMINFYPVSSSLAYTEQQVFQGAQLHEVLAEFKFYPPQALALIKVGEESGKLDVMFERLAAQYTEEVDQQTAIIGSLIEPILIVFLGGIVAVILVAMYLPLFKMTTSIGF; the protein is encoded by the coding sequence ATGAGTATTCAATTACCACAAAAAAAACAGACAAAATCTGTTGCTACGGCTTCGAAGAGTAGCTCTATATGGGGTTTTATGAATCAAGATATACAGCTTTTTGAGCCTAAGTTTGGAATCAAAAAGAAATTGATTTTGTATGGACAATTAGAGACCTTATTGAGTTCAGGCTTGGATATACAGGCTTCTTTAGAACTGATTGAACAGAGCTTTAAAAAGAAACAAGATCAAGAATTGGTTGTTGCACTAAAAGAGGCCGTCGTTTCTGGAAAGTCACTTTCTGAAAGCATGGAGGCTTTGGACAAATTTTCTATTTATGAGCAATACAGCGTACAAATAGGAGAAGAAACAGGACGTCTGAGCTTTATCTTAAAAGACCTATCTTCTTTCTTTGAAAAAACTCTAAGTTATCAGCGACAGTTGACAGGAGCCTTGGCCTATCCTGTTTTTGTACTCTCTTTTTCCCTGTTAGCCGTTTTGTTTTTACTGCGTTATTTGGTGCCTATGTTTAGCGGAATTTATGGTCGTTTTAAGCAAGAGTTGCCTACTTTAACGCAAATGGTTGTAAATTTGTCCGATTGGATTGGGCATTTGATGCCTTATTTATTTTTGGGAACACTTGTTTTTATTGCAGGGGCTTACAGTCAGCGAAAAAAAATTTGGTTTCGTCAAGCAATGGGCTGGATTATGCTGCATATTCCTTTGTTTGGAGGGATTATACAAAAAGTTTATTTGTCTAGATTTTGCCAAGCAATGGCACTTTTATTGGGTTCAGGGGTGCCCTTGCTCAATGCGCTAAAATTAGTAAAGCAGATGATTAACTTTTATCCTGTTAGCAGTTCTTTAGCTTATACGGAACAACAAGTTTTTCAGGGCGCACAATTGCATGAAGTATTGGCAGAATTTAAGTTTTATCCTCCTCAGGCTTTGGCCTTGATTAAAGTAGGCGAAGAATCGGGAAAACTAGATGTGATGTTTGAACGGTTAGCTGCTCAATATACAGAGGAAGTCGATCAACAAACGGCTATTATCGGAAGCTTGATAGAGCCTATATTGATTGTTTTTTTAGGAGGAATTGTTGCCGTAATTTTGGTCGCTATGTATTTGCCTCTATTTAAAATGACGACTTCTATCGGCTTCTAA
- a CDS encoding PulJ/GspJ family protein — protein sequence MKTKLAAFTIVELIVVLLLSGIIFTMAMLVIDIMQQQGKHQERAHKEVLEMEQLGALLKQDAYRAKSIWAEGKKLFFDYGSYEIAYQFDPLRICRSILHTSIHIDSFALPTININYAWQQQPVELGRVDKIALESQFFGQPFELIITKLYDNKTLLETNIEQ from the coding sequence ATGAAAACAAAACTAGCTGCTTTTACCATCGTAGAACTAATTGTTGTATTGCTGTTGTCAGGAATAATTTTTACCATGGCAATGTTGGTCATTGATATAATGCAACAGCAGGGAAAGCACCAAGAAAGAGCGCATAAGGAGGTATTGGAAATGGAGCAGTTAGGAGCTTTATTAAAGCAAGATGCCTATCGAGCAAAATCGATTTGGGCAGAAGGCAAAAAACTATTTTTTGATTATGGCAGCTATGAAATAGCCTATCAATTTGACCCACTAAGAATATGCCGAAGTATTCTGCATACTTCTATTCATATAGATTCCTTTGCCTTGCCAACTATAAACATTAATTATGCATGGCAGCAGCAACCTGTAGAATTGGGTAGAGTGGACAAAATAGCATTGGAAAGCCAATTTTTTGGACAACCTTTTGAGTTGATAATTACAAAACTGTACGATAACAAAACCCTATTGGAAACCAATATTGAGCAATAA
- a CDS encoding T9SS type A sorting domain-containing protein — protein sequence MKLLLTIFSLCWGVLIYAQNVNIPDANFKNALLAHGYNILGYNINIIDTNGDGEIQVSEAQTYSGIINVNSRNITSLIGIEAFTSLTELHCYSNQLSSLDLGSNTALEKLYCSDNQLGNLSLVGNTALYLLDCSNNQLSNLELSHNTALVSLYCSNNLLDSLDLSNNLVLYTLICGNNLFSDLDLSSNTLLYILDCTNNQLGYLDVSNNAALAVFNCSNNQLSSLNVGNNIALGELRCNNNSLNSLDLSNNANLYWLICTDNQLVSLNVKNGTNSQLVVFDARNNPNLSCIEVDDSTYSTNHWTNVDAIASFSTACPVLSTRAVQENLEAVEVFPNPTTKNIWVDLGKKYNNIRLQLRNAMGQLVMTKNYTGMEEVNIDLEGASGLYFLSLETEEGIASIKVVKE from the coding sequence ATGAAATTATTACTGACTATTTTTTCCCTATGCTGGGGAGTACTTATTTATGCACAAAATGTTAACATTCCTGATGCTAATTTTAAAAATGCCTTACTCGCTCATGGTTATAACATTCTAGGCTATAATATTAATATCATTGATACCAATGGCGATGGCGAAATACAGGTGTCTGAAGCGCAGACCTATAGTGGAATTATTAATGTTAATAGCAGAAACATTACAAGTCTTATTGGCATAGAGGCATTCACGAGCTTGACCGAATTGCATTGTTATAGCAATCAATTGAGTAGCTTAGATTTGGGTAGTAATACCGCTTTGGAAAAGTTGTATTGTTCTGACAACCAGTTAGGTAATTTGAGTTTGGTTGGCAATACTGCTTTGTATTTATTAGATTGTAGTAACAACCAGTTGAGTAATTTAGAGCTGAGCCATAACACCGCTTTGGTGTCTTTGTATTGTAGTAATAATCTATTGGATAGCTTAGATTTAAGCAATAATTTGGTCTTATACACACTAATTTGTGGCAATAATTTATTCAGCGATTTAGATTTAAGCAGCAATACATTGTTGTATATATTAGACTGTACGAACAACCAGTTGGGATATTTGGACGTGAGTAATAATGCTGCTTTGGCGGTATTCAATTGCTCAAATAATCAATTAAGTAGTTTGAATGTAGGAAATAATATAGCTTTGGGGGAATTGCGCTGTAATAACAATTCATTAAACAGCTTAGATTTAAGTAATAATGCAAATTTGTATTGGTTAATTTGTACTGATAATCAATTGGTAAGTCTGAATGTTAAGAATGGAACTAATAGCCAGTTGGTTGTATTTGATGCAAGAAATAACCCTAACCTAAGTTGTATAGAAGTTGACGATTCTACTTATTCTACGAACCATTGGACAAATGTAGATGCTATTGCAAGCTTTAGTACTGCTTGCCCTGTTTTGTCTACTAGAGCGGTTCAAGAAAATTTAGAGGCTGTAGAAGTTTTTCCGAATCCAACTACTAAAAATATATGGGTAGATCTAGGAAAAAAATACAACAACATAAGGCTACAATTGCGCAATGCAATGGGGCAATTGGTAATGACTAAAAACTATACAGGGATGGAGGAAGTCAACATCGATTTGGAAGGAGCGAGTGGACTGTACTTTTTGAGTTTGGAGACCGAAGAAGGCATTGCAAGCATTAAGGTAGTAAAGGAGTAG
- a CDS encoding type II secretory pathway, component PulD, which produces MKIRYWGIIFFLLMAELCQAQFSRIDKLTESLESFSVEHKNLNRKIDISALGSVQEIVTSIAQQTKINITIDPSIQQNVVSNFTKIKIKELLIYFCQQYDLDLKFIGSIISVVPYQAPVLAPTLKEIGVYYNKYNTTLSLDLKNDTLANVTRKITQQSGTNIIVSPKAQQQKVNGFVDKTPVDEALKLLAKSNDLYLTETPEGAFFLRTNAEVPKEEIEEKVQKKKMEIGAGVNYEAIENLELTTTFDSINNEYRMDITALNVPFGQILKGASIKMGKDYFLFGGQKGGLRAATNPSQVNRNNRNRGNNATTGAGGISLKLEDITYEEFLNYILKGTNLTYKIDNEIYLIGDRDMEGLRQTKTIQLQYRSAKEIEKVIPKKISEKVDIFPFLELNSVILSGSAPDIQEVEEFLRGIDKLVPVVMIELIIMDVQRNRLTETGLQMGIGDKPVEQERIGLSPGFDFQLGATSVNKLLSMLGGGQGIVNLGAVLPNFYLSLKAIEEVGLVKTHSRPQLATLNSHEANFNIGETRYYLESRTTVQGVQGTVTQQDVNYKSVQADFTINVTPYVSGDEQITLEIDMQQSAFLGELQLNAPPAQTTRKFDSQIRVKNGDMIALGGLESKNKSKTGRGLPLMARVPILNLFGNRRNSNKNSELIIFIKPTIVY; this is translated from the coding sequence ATGAAAATACGATATTGGGGCATAATTTTCTTTCTTTTGATGGCTGAATTATGCCAAGCGCAATTTAGCCGAATTGATAAGCTAACAGAATCTTTAGAATCTTTTTCTGTCGAGCACAAAAACCTCAATCGGAAAATTGATATTTCAGCCTTAGGTTCTGTGCAGGAAATCGTTACTTCTATTGCGCAACAGACAAAAATTAACATCACAATAGATCCTAGTATCCAGCAAAATGTGGTGAGTAATTTTACCAAAATAAAAATAAAAGAACTACTCATTTATTTTTGCCAGCAGTATGATCTAGACCTTAAATTTATAGGATCAATTATTTCTGTGGTACCTTACCAAGCGCCTGTTCTGGCTCCAACCTTAAAAGAAATAGGGGTTTATTACAACAAATACAATACGACCTTGAGTTTGGATCTCAAGAATGATACACTTGCCAATGTTACTAGAAAAATAACGCAGCAGAGTGGAACCAATATTATTGTGAGTCCTAAGGCACAACAGCAAAAGGTCAATGGTTTTGTGGATAAAACGCCTGTTGATGAAGCATTAAAGTTATTGGCAAAAAGCAATGACTTATACCTAACAGAGACCCCTGAAGGGGCTTTCTTTTTGAGAACGAATGCAGAAGTTCCTAAGGAGGAAATAGAGGAAAAAGTGCAAAAGAAAAAAATGGAAATAGGCGCAGGGGTTAATTATGAAGCCATTGAAAATTTGGAATTAACCACTACCTTTGATTCGATCAACAATGAATATCGAATGGATATTACAGCCCTTAATGTTCCATTTGGGCAAATTCTTAAAGGGGCATCCATCAAAATGGGAAAAGATTACTTCCTTTTTGGTGGACAAAAGGGAGGGCTAAGAGCTGCAACCAACCCTTCTCAAGTGAATAGAAATAATAGAAATAGAGGCAATAATGCAACAACAGGGGCTGGAGGAATTAGTCTAAAATTAGAAGACATTACCTATGAAGAGTTTCTAAATTATATTCTGAAGGGAACCAATTTAACCTACAAAATAGACAATGAAATTTACTTGATTGGAGATCGAGATATGGAAGGCTTGCGCCAAACCAAAACCATCCAATTGCAATATCGTTCGGCTAAGGAAATTGAAAAAGTGATCCCTAAAAAAATATCGGAAAAGGTGGATATTTTTCCTTTTTTAGAATTGAACTCTGTTATTCTTAGCGGTTCTGCGCCTGATATTCAGGAAGTCGAAGAGTTTCTTCGAGGCATTGATAAGCTTGTTCCTGTTGTTATGATTGAACTGATTATAATGGATGTTCAACGAAATCGATTGACGGAGACAGGACTACAGATGGGAATAGGCGATAAACCAGTAGAACAAGAGCGAATTGGTTTGTCTCCTGGCTTTGACTTTCAATTGGGAGCAACTTCTGTAAACAAACTTTTGTCAATGTTAGGAGGGGGACAAGGGATTGTAAATTTGGGCGCAGTTTTGCCAAACTTTTATCTTTCGCTAAAAGCCATTGAAGAGGTTGGGTTAGTAAAGACCCATTCTAGACCCCAATTAGCAACCTTAAATAGCCATGAAGCCAATTTTAACATTGGCGAAACACGCTATTATTTAGAGTCTAGAACAACTGTGCAAGGAGTACAGGGAACCGTAACCCAACAAGATGTTAATTACAAATCAGTTCAAGCTGATTTTACCATTAATGTAACACCTTATGTATCGGGAGATGAGCAGATTACCTTAGAAATTGATATGCAACAATCTGCTTTTTTAGGCGAACTCCAACTCAATGCTCCGCCCGCTCAAACGACCCGAAAGTTTGATTCTCAAATAAGAGTTAAAAATGGGGATATGATTGCCTTGGGGGGCTTGGAAAGTAAAAACAAGAGCAAGACAGGTCGAGGATTGCCGTTGATGGCTAGAGTTCCTATTCTAAATTTATTCGGAAATAGAAGAAATAGCAATAAGAATAGTGAGTTGATTATCTTTATTAAACCAACCATTGTTTATTAG
- a CDS encoding GspE/PulE family protein: MDNAKLQNIDRSILQLLTTEQAWHYEVIPFEKKEGMLFCVAIEGKNTSKEELEVLLGVDIRLEYITATVLQPLLSQYYRRQARAAKSKNLDKNQDILDQLIQEAYQLGSSDIHIETYERKCRVRIRIDGELVERYHLDKATYPSLVNKIKIRANLDIAEKRLPQDGRIFFETNHQKFDLRISILPTLYGEKVVMRLLSSDIGNIALEELGFQTQQLVDYMEGIKRPNGIVLISGPTGSGKTTTLYATLHLLNETSRNITTIEDPIEYTLEGINQVQLKEAIGLDFSAAMRTFLRQDPNIIMVGEIRDKDTAEMAIRASLVGRLVLSTIHTNSAWGIIPRLVDMGIPAYLLADTLNTAVAQRLVRLLCPHCKEQKVLLENEDYPRNYKAPELLEHHYTAKGCDHCYYTGYKGRKAVYEIIPIDEDLVHLIKQETFNVKAVLKEKQITTLADNAFELLKEGLTSMDEIYPILASR; encoded by the coding sequence ATGGATAACGCTAAACTTCAGAATATTGATCGCAGCATCTTGCAATTGTTAACTACAGAACAAGCATGGCATTATGAGGTTATTCCTTTTGAAAAAAAAGAAGGAATGCTTTTTTGTGTAGCAATAGAAGGAAAAAATACCTCTAAAGAAGAGTTAGAAGTTTTATTGGGAGTAGACATTCGTTTAGAATATATAACAGCTACTGTTCTTCAGCCGCTTTTAAGCCAATATTACAGAAGACAGGCACGAGCAGCAAAATCTAAAAACCTAGATAAAAACCAAGATATTTTGGATCAGTTGATTCAGGAAGCCTATCAGTTGGGGTCTAGTGATATTCATATAGAAACCTATGAGCGGAAATGCCGTGTTAGAATTCGTATCGATGGGGAGTTGGTAGAGCGTTATCATTTAGACAAGGCAACCTATCCTAGTTTGGTCAATAAAATCAAGATTAGAGCTAATTTGGATATTGCCGAAAAGCGTTTGCCACAGGATGGGCGTATTTTTTTTGAAACCAACCACCAAAAGTTTGACTTGCGGATTTCTATTTTGCCAACGCTCTATGGCGAAAAAGTAGTCATGCGTTTGTTGAGTAGTGATATTGGCAATATTGCTTTAGAGGAATTGGGTTTTCAAACTCAGCAATTGGTCGATTATATGGAAGGGATTAAGCGACCCAATGGTATTGTCTTAATTAGCGGTCCAACAGGTTCTGGAAAAACAACGACCTTATATGCAACCCTACATTTGCTGAATGAAACAAGCCGCAACATTACTACCATAGAAGATCCAATAGAATATACACTAGAAGGGATCAATCAAGTGCAACTAAAAGAAGCAATAGGGTTAGATTTTTCGGCAGCCATGCGTACCTTTTTGCGCCAGGACCCCAATATCATTATGGTCGGAGAGATTCGAGATAAGGATACCGCAGAAATGGCAATTCGAGCATCTTTGGTTGGTCGTTTGGTTTTGTCCACCATCCATACCAATTCTGCTTGGGGAATTATTCCTCGATTGGTCGATATGGGAATTCCTGCTTATTTGTTGGCAGATACTTTAAATACAGCGGTTGCACAACGCTTAGTGCGCTTATTGTGTCCACATTGCAAAGAGCAAAAAGTGCTATTAGAAAATGAAGATTATCCCCGCAATTACAAGGCACCCGAATTGCTTGAACATCACTATACGGCTAAAGGTTGTGACCACTGTTATTACACAGGCTACAAAGGTAGAAAAGCAGTGTATGAAATCATTCCTATTGACGAGGATTTAGTGCATCTAATTAAACAGGAAACATTTAATGTAAAAGCAGTTTTAAAAGAAAAACAAATTACCACGTTGGCCGATAATGCGTTTGAGTTATTAAAGGAAGGTTTAACCTCTATGGACGAAATCTATCCTATTCTAGCCAGTCGCTAA
- a CDS encoding type IV pilin protein, producing the protein MNKKLPAFTLTELMMVLVIIGILILLALPNLQGIIGQAHSLEAQKQLKYIQNLEKAYYQQHFQYTDNFQALHFEPPVLKSAGGDGVYIYEIINASKEGFTARATASEDFDEDGQMNVWEIGKTGSYRETVPD; encoded by the coding sequence ATGAATAAAAAACTTCCAGCGTTTACACTAACTGAATTAATGATGGTGTTGGTCATCATAGGGATTTTGATCTTATTGGCATTGCCTAATTTACAAGGTATTATAGGACAAGCCCATAGTTTAGAAGCTCAGAAACAACTGAAATACATTCAGAATTTAGAAAAGGCGTATTACCAACAGCATTTTCAATACACCGATAATTTTCAAGCCTTGCATTTTGAACCACCTGTGCTTAAAAGTGCTGGAGGAGATGGAGTTTATATCTATGAAATAATAAATGCGAGCAAAGAAGGTTTTACGGCTCGTGCAACTGCCTCTGAAGATTTTGACGAGGATGGTCAAATGAATGTTTGGGAGATTGGCAAAACAGGTTCTTATCGAGAAACCGTTCCAGATTAA